The following coding sequences lie in one Rutidosis leptorrhynchoides isolate AG116_Rl617_1_P2 chromosome 4, CSIRO_AGI_Rlap_v1, whole genome shotgun sequence genomic window:
- the LOC139844704 gene encoding two-component response regulator ARR17-like has translation MATSMFSPRWRSPETACTGEFRNDVHVLAVDDSLVDRKVIERLLKITSCKVTAVESGWRALQYLGLDQEKPDFVNELKVDLIITDYCMPGMTGYELLKKIKGSANFREVPVVIMSSENVVARIDRCLEEGAEDFIVKPVKLSDVKRLKDYMFGENRGTIPVDAAANNIKNNNKKDEKQSINKRKLQEMSGNSSSPSPSVTSSPSPSPPTTSPATSSSPQSPTSSSSSSSPPFSPSQLDSPTMRLDQL, from the exons ATGGCTACAAGTATGTTTTCTCCACGTTGGAGGTCGCCTGAAACTGCATGCACCGGTGAATTTCGTAATGATGTTCATGTTCTCGCCGTTGATGATAGTCTCGTCGATCGTAAAGTCATTGAACGTTTGCTTAAAATCACCTCGTGTAAAG TTACGGCGGTCGAAAGCGGTTGGAGAGCTCTGCAGTACTTAGGTCTCGATCAGGAGAAACCTGATTTCGTAAAT GAGTTGAAGGTGGATCTGATAATCACTGATTACTGTATGCCTGGAATGACTGGTTATGAATTGCTCAAAAAAATCAAG ggaTCAGCCAATTTCCGAGAGGTACCAGTAGTGATCATGTCATCAGAAAATGTTGTTGCACGGATTGATAG GTGTTTGGAAGAAGGTGCAGAGGATTTCATTGTAAAGCCTGTAAAACTATCCGATGTCAAGCGATTGAAGGATTATATGTTTGGCGAAAACAGGGGAACAATCCCTGTTGATGCTGCCGCAAATAACATCAAGAACAACAACAAAAAAGACGAAAAACAAAGTATCAACAAAAGAAAACTGCAAGAAATGTCTGGTAATTCATCGTCACCATCGCCTTCAGTAACATCGTCACCCTCACCATCACCGCCAACAACATCACCCGCAACGTCTTCTTCACCACAATCTCCAACTTCATCGTCTTCATCATCATCACCTCCGTTTTCACCCTCACAACTAGACTCCCCAACAATGAGACTTGACCAACTCTGA